In Chaetodon auriga isolate fChaAug3 chromosome 9, fChaAug3.hap1, whole genome shotgun sequence, the genomic window ttttattatctaCACCTGTGCCTTTCCTCCCGTGTCATGTCGAAATGTCTACTGTGAAAATGGCCACAAATGAAGTGCATGGTAAAAAAGTTCCTACCTGATGAATGAAGTACAGCTGGAGTAGTTTTGTTGCCACAAACTAATCTGAACTTCTATGCTGAGGTAGACTGAAGGAGCTCTGATCCATTTTACCACACCTGAGAATGAATGCTGTCTCTCCCAGTGTCCATTCTTAAGTGGCTAAATTTAATGAGGCTGTACTGTAATAGAGAAATTGCGAAGTACCACATTATTGGCTGGTGGAGTAGCAGCGGGCACGTCTGTTCcatcttctccatctctgtgttgAGAGTCGATGGTGCCATCTAGAAGCCAGAACATTGCATGAATGCTGAGACGCACAGGTTATGCAGAGGTAGGTGTCGGTGTGTACGTAGTGTCAGCGGGCGGCCTAACCttcagacaggcagacagatccCCCGTCATTCAAGTCATCTCCGAGCTCGGGCGTTCTGAGCCGCTCCTCGTCAGGGCTGAGGTCCACTAGAGATTCGTTTCCTGGGGATGAGGTTGTGAATACAGCAGGCCCACCTTTAGGCGCAGGGATTTCAATACCCATCAGACGGTACTTCCTCCGCCTGTTACTGATCCATGTCTgccaaaacacaaaagacaaggTGGTAACATGCTCGACTAAAGCCCTGTTTCCACTGCACAGTGCGGCTCGGCTAAACTCAGctcaccttttctctttttccattcCAGATAGCACCTGGTCTGGTTTTTGGTATCAGGTTTCACACAAGCTGAGCCGATATTAAAAAGGTACATATGCAAACACTGCAAACCACTGACTGATCACTAGAATAGTGATTCATGCGACACAGGACATCCTGCACAAAGCAGGCGTTTTTAAATCTCGAAGCCACCATCAATAGCGATGACAATTTACTCAATCCAGATTttagaaaatgacaaaaccaCACTGTGGTCAGTGGACGAAGTGCAGACGGGTCAGGGACACCATCCCCTTACAAGATGAAGTGTCCAGTATGATGAATGTGAGGGTGAAGTCATGAAAAATAATTACTGAAAATCACCACAGTTGCCAAATAGCCTATCACCAGTGAGTATACATTTATCACTTAAGTTAGTTTTAAGGCTGTTTAATTATTGCAGTGATTTGAGGATAATCCTGCAGCGGCATACCGTTTCTCTACGTAGGCAaaattttttcttctttgcaaTAAATATCCTAGTAAGTGAGATGACGGTGGGTCATGTGCGTCACAACTGAGAGACTATATTTAGTCCATCGGCATTCCTACCATGGCCCCGGTCTAACTGTGTGACTTTTGCACAACTTTCAGTAAGTTAGAAAACTGCGGTGACCTAGAGAAGTTGctctttcctgtttcctttttcaCTTGCAAAAGTTCGGACATGTCAAATGGTCTTGTTTTCCATAAATGTCAAGTGGCCAGATAATGTGAATAAGGCTGAAAACTTTCACAGTCTACAAAACATTTCTCTACTTTCAATGATACCGCAGAAGTTCAAGGCCAGGAGGGAGTCCATGCTTgtctagatttttttttttttaagcctgtGGTGTTGGTTACCTTGACTATTTCAGTGTCTACATTGAGCTggtttgctgcagcagtgatcTTTTCCCGGCACACCGAGCCCAGGCTGGTCATGCCTCGGTCCCAGTAGCGCTTCAGTTGGATGAGATCCCCGTCACTGAACTGGGTCCGatcctgcagctgaaaacacaaacctcTGTTTAAATGCACTGACACAGCTGCTGAGTAGACTCTAGCTTTACAACTTACCAAACATTGGTCTAAATGTGTAATGATCATGCAGTAGAAGTGGTGAATGTTCTTTCCTTACATTATATAGTCACAATCTTGCCTTtaaagtggccaaaaataaacaaataaacactaaCTGTTCTCTTTCTGGAGTTGCTGATAACCCAGGGGGCAGCAGTCACACCAACTGAAGTCTGCACACAAAGACGGACACAGCAAAGTTAAGTCTTTCAATTCACTTTGCAGGAAATTGGCAACAACACTACAACCTCTCCCACCTGTGAGCTGGATTCCCCTGTAAGTGAGGTCTGTGCTGTGAGGGAGTAGCTGCCCTGAAGAGTTGTGTTGCTGTGAAGCAGTGCGGGTCTGGAGCTCGTCGTGGAGGGTGTGTGGCTTCCTCTCACCACAGACACGTCAGTCCTGGTGGGGCTAGCTGACGTCCGCTCCCTGTGGATGTGTGTCCGAGCGGCCATATTTGCCAACTCCTCTTCCCTTTGCCActcatcttcttcatctccaGTTTCCATGGCGATGGAGAAGTTATGACTGGTATCCAGAAGATGGGGCGTCGGCCTATGAGTCTCCTGGCCTTTCCGGGTAGACACGTGACTCGGCCTAAGTCTGTCCCCCTCGCCTCTCTCTGACAAGGTAAAGACCTGCTGGATACGAGGTGTCTGCTCAGAAGGGGGACCAGAGTTTTGTACTGGGAGGGAGACCCGAATCTTCTGAGGGGCAGGTGGTTGAGGTTGGGGGTTGGAGTGAGGTCTGGGTTGAGTCTGGGACTGTGAGGACGAGGACCAAGGGCGAGTTTGCGTTGCACCGTACTGCCTAGTCCAGCTGTGAGGTACTATCCCTGCTCCTGCACTTACCCCTGCCTCCCCAAGGGATGAAGTCCCTTTCCTGACTGCAGTGTAGACTAAAGGCCCTGAGGCTGACGTGAGGGATGAGAGGTTTTGAGACAGCGAGGCCAGCTTGGAGTGAAggggtgaggaggtggaggtgccCCTGCTCTGCAGGGCCTGGTTGATCAGAGATGAGGATGTGTGTGCAGAATGATCAGAGTCTGACTGAGACGGGGGTGCTGTGGGTTTTGGTCGGGGGCGAGGGACGGAGTTGAGAGAGTAGATCCCGGTCAGTATGacgtcattgttgttgttgttgctgttgcttcCACTGCTgtggggagaagaggaggaaggagaggaagacgtcgaggagaaagaagggaaggacgaggatggagggagaaggtGCACACGATTCTGGATGTTCCGTGCTGCAGCCATTTCAGCAGGAAGCAGCGCCCCCGCAGCCAGGCTATGATTGGACAGAGCACCTCCAGCTAATGTGTGATTGGAGAGCAGTCCCCCAGCGAGCCCGTGACTGGACAAGGAATGAGACATGCCTCCGTTCTGTTCTACCTTGGAGGCCAGCTTACGCCTTTTGTTGCCAACCCATGTCTGTGGGGAAAAGAGCAGTCAgctcagtgacatcactgaaaCAACAGTCTGCAAACACTGGACGGGCTAATTCAGCAAAGCGAGGATAATAATTCAGGAATCGTATTAGGTGAAGAACTCACAGGGAAGAGACTAGACTCACTGTCTCAATTCACTGCCCCTGCATTACATGggcatcccacacacacacacacacacacacacacacacagaagcacatttTACCCGAACCACGCTGAAGTCCAGTTTGGCCTCCTGAGCACACTGCAGTATTAGCTGGAAGCAAGCCTTGCTCTGATTGGTCATCCCATTATCATAGTAACGTTCCAGGATCCTCTGCTGTTCAGCCGTAAACACTGACCGCAGGTTCATCTGAGAGAGGACCACAAAGATAAAGAACCCCCCAAAAGGTTGTATTACACAAGAATTCACTCCTAATCGGAGCTCGCTGACAGATAATGGCAGATTATTAGTTTAAAAGAGATAAAGCCTTTGGTGTGAAGCTATAACTTCATGACACTTGGGCAATTTCCTTTCTACGGCTCATGCACTGCAGTAAGAGGggttttgcattcattttaattcCAAAAATCACAATATCTAACTTTGCAAATGCATCAACTactacataataataatatttgcaagtgcagcagcagtacctgcactttgttttacatttttcagaaCTCAAGTCACGTCAGTTTTTTTTACAGCTCGTTTTGGAGCACAGTTCTTCATATACTCACAGTCTGCAGACCACGCCTTTGTGGCCACGCATCCATTCTGCCGCTGGAGGGGAACGGGGCTGCCATGCAGATCACAGCAAAGCCTCCATGTTTCTAGATTAGGACAGCTTTTATTGCACTCATCCTGTCTCAGTGTACCTGGCACGCTGCAGGGTAATGTGGCTGAGGAGAAAGCAAAGCAGACAGCACTGTGCTTAAGAGTgtaaataaaaagctaaatccATGTCATTATGAGCACACTTCTCTTCTACAAATAACAGAAGACTAGCAATCCTCTCTGGATCAAGACTGAGAAAATGCAACAATCAGTTTCATCATATTGCAGACAGCCAGTCAACACTTTGTCGTATAATACATTACAGCATTTTGAAAAAGTTACATCAAGCGCTGTGAAGCTGTAAAATATACACCACGCTGCCAATCAAAGCATAATAAGCTGTGACAAGCCACTGTGTAACATCAATAACACTATCAATCAAGCCAATGTGTAGTTCCTAGCAAGGCACTGTTCTATTTATCAACTGAAAACCATTTAGATGTGTGCCCTTGCATTAACCCTGCCGTTATAATTACAGACATATGAATTAAAAGTTATATCCTAAGtgtttttagtttagttagCTGCTGGGAATGCTGCCAACAGGAAACAGCCGTTTAAATGGACTATTTCACTGCAGCCTTCAGAAATAAGTTCCTGTTCAATCAGACAGCGTTTAGATTTCTTTCTTCAACTTTTGATGAACTGTTAGACGTTATATTGACAGGAAAAGGTTGCATATGATTGGAGATTTCtttgcatttcaaaatgttCCAGTTGAGTAAATGTTAAAATCTGCATCTTTTATACACGTGTTATTGTTGTATTGTTATTATACAATCTATACTATATTGTAAACCTTGTGCATTCTTCTTTGGCTGTACTGCATTTAACCATGGTCATGCAAACAAAACATACTCACTTTGCATTTGACTACTTTTTATCTTAGTACTCAAATGACTGCAGTAGACAGCATTACAGATGTTTTAGCGAACTTAAAAAGTCTTTCTGGACATTTCTTCATCCTAAAA contains:
- the hdx gene encoding highly divergent homeobox, which codes for MAAPFPSSGRMDAWPQRRGLQTMNLRSVFTAEQQRILERYYDNGMTNQSKACFQLILQCAQEAKLDFSVVRTWVGNKRRKLASKVEQNGGMSHSLSSHGLAGGLLSNHTLAGGALSNHSLAAGALLPAEMAAARNIQNRVHLLPPSSSFPSFSSTSSSPSSSSPHSSGSNSNNNNNDVILTGIYSLNSVPRPRPKPTAPPSQSDSDHSAHTSSSLINQALQSRGTSTSSPLHSKLASLSQNLSSLTSASGPLVYTAVRKGTSSLGEAGVSAGAGIVPHSWTRQYGATQTRPWSSSSQSQTQPRPHSNPQPQPPAPQKIRVSLPVQNSGPPSEQTPRIQQVFTLSERGEGDRLRPSHVSTRKGQETHRPTPHLLDTSHNFSIAMETGDEEDEWQREEELANMAARTHIHRERTSASPTRTDVSVVRGSHTPSTTSSRPALLHSNTTLQGSYSLTAQTSLTGESSSQTSVGVTAAPWVISNSRKRTLQDRTQFSDGDLIQLKRYWDRGMTSLGSVCREKITAAANQLNVDTEIVKTWISNRRRKYRLMGIEIPAPKGGPAVFTTSSPGNESLVDLSPDEERLRTPELGDDLNDGGSVCLSEDGTIDSQHRDGEDGTDVPAATPPANNVKIEVIDEDEEEDDDYDGEFMASDLEQVQNLLEFKHEEVQFLENELENQKQKYQELVSFTKSLLSAVRNNDLERQQELMASLPQPSDQDWDMTVERGAQLAAVSADLSSDHEDSPAAGASTVEPRPAPAYEEAPLVTINEDDATTEVTVPSASEEQLQEAVPEQQ